The Erythrolamprus reginae isolate rEryReg1 chromosome 3, rEryReg1.hap1, whole genome shotgun sequence genome contains a region encoding:
- the C3H8orf89 gene encoding putative uncharacterized protein C8orf89 homolog isoform X1 codes for MNAKEEVTRGSDPDLQVDNDKLPKISCVRKWKHATFQPIPKERKLPFLTPDNKFQDHKGKLFKSEPFIDSWKNAVLKTKRIKQAEYVSAYGLSDSNENTATQCLSQSTEEYPAISNPLPVIQNIQNCANQFPNSSDNNEDSRLPPLYLFSSTLSQSFFESYYKSRGDIAMEQPTKKEMPCISAPPKNSEPHCQAGRLDAIRLKKLNRYSRLASFPGRLKYRTGYPFADPVNGAPSEFLQRLAELAALECTTIHEEKTRIVRKTKKQNA; via the exons ATTTACAGGTAGATAATGACAAACTCCCGAAGATTTCTTGTGTTCGAAAATG GAAACATGCTACTTTTCAACCAATCCCCAAAGAGAGAAAATTGCCATTCCTGACACCTGATAATAAATTCCAGGATCATAAAGGAAAATTATTTAAAAGTGAACCATTTATAGATAGTTGGAAAAATGCGGTTTTAAAGACAAAAAGAATTAAACAAG CAGAGTATGTTTCTGCATATGGCTTGAGTGATTCCAATGAAAATACGGCAACGCAGTGTCTTTCTCAGAGTACAGAGGAATATCCTGCAATATCAAACCCCCTTCCTGTtatacaaaatatacaaaattGTGCTAATCAATTTCCAAACAG CTCTGATAATAATGAAGATTCCAGATTGCCAcctttatatttgttttcatctACTCTATCCCAAAGTTTTTTTGAAAGCTACTACAAAAGCAG GGGAGACATTGCCATGGAACAACCAACCAAAAAAGAGATGCCTTGCATATCAGCACCTCCGAAGAACTCCGAACCACACTGTCAAGCTGGACGGTTGGATGCTATCAG ATTGAAGAAACTCAATAGGTATTCCAGATTGGCTTCATTTCCAGGAAGGCTCAAGTACAGGACTG gTTACCCATTTGCTGATCCTGTCAATGGAGCCCCATCTGAATTCCTTCAGAGGCTTGCTGAATTAGCTGCTCTTGAATGCACAACCATTCATGAGGAGAAAACCAGAATAGTAAGGAAGACcaagaaacaaaatgcatag
- the C3H8orf89 gene encoding putative uncharacterized protein C8orf89 homolog isoform X2 codes for MNAKEEVTRGSDPDLQVDNDKLPKISCVRKWKHATFQPIPKERKLPFLTPDNKFQDHKGKLFKSEPFIDSWKNAVLKTKRIKQEYVSAYGLSDSNENTATQCLSQSTEEYPAISNPLPVIQNIQNCANQFPNSSDNNEDSRLPPLYLFSSTLSQSFFESYYKSRGDIAMEQPTKKEMPCISAPPKNSEPHCQAGRLDAIRLKKLNRYSRLASFPGRLKYRTGYPFADPVNGAPSEFLQRLAELAALECTTIHEEKTRIVRKTKKQNA; via the exons ATTTACAGGTAGATAATGACAAACTCCCGAAGATTTCTTGTGTTCGAAAATG GAAACATGCTACTTTTCAACCAATCCCCAAAGAGAGAAAATTGCCATTCCTGACACCTGATAATAAATTCCAGGATCATAAAGGAAAATTATTTAAAAGTGAACCATTTATAGATAGTTGGAAAAATGCGGTTTTAAAGACAAAAAGAATTAAACAAG AGTATGTTTCTGCATATGGCTTGAGTGATTCCAATGAAAATACGGCAACGCAGTGTCTTTCTCAGAGTACAGAGGAATATCCTGCAATATCAAACCCCCTTCCTGTtatacaaaatatacaaaattGTGCTAATCAATTTCCAAACAG CTCTGATAATAATGAAGATTCCAGATTGCCAcctttatatttgttttcatctACTCTATCCCAAAGTTTTTTTGAAAGCTACTACAAAAGCAG GGGAGACATTGCCATGGAACAACCAACCAAAAAAGAGATGCCTTGCATATCAGCACCTCCGAAGAACTCCGAACCACACTGTCAAGCTGGACGGTTGGATGCTATCAG ATTGAAGAAACTCAATAGGTATTCCAGATTGGCTTCATTTCCAGGAAGGCTCAAGTACAGGACTG gTTACCCATTTGCTGATCCTGTCAATGGAGCCCCATCTGAATTCCTTCAGAGGCTTGCTGAATTAGCTGCTCTTGAATGCACAACCATTCATGAGGAGAAAACCAGAATAGTAAGGAAGACcaagaaacaaaatgcatag
- the C3H8orf89 gene encoding putative uncharacterized protein C8orf89 homolog isoform X4, translating to MNAKEEVTRGSDPDLQVDNDKLPKISCVRKWKHATFQPIPKERKLPFLTPDNKFQDHKGKLFKSEPFIDSWKNAVLKTKRIKQEYVSAYGLSDSNENTATQCLSQSTEEYPAISNPLPVIQNIQNCANQFPNSSDNNEDSRLPPLYLFSSTLSQSFFESYYKSRGDIAMEQPTKKEMPCISAPPKNSEPHCQAGRLDAIRLPIC from the exons ATTTACAGGTAGATAATGACAAACTCCCGAAGATTTCTTGTGTTCGAAAATG GAAACATGCTACTTTTCAACCAATCCCCAAAGAGAGAAAATTGCCATTCCTGACACCTGATAATAAATTCCAGGATCATAAAGGAAAATTATTTAAAAGTGAACCATTTATAGATAGTTGGAAAAATGCGGTTTTAAAGACAAAAAGAATTAAACAAG AGTATGTTTCTGCATATGGCTTGAGTGATTCCAATGAAAATACGGCAACGCAGTGTCTTTCTCAGAGTACAGAGGAATATCCTGCAATATCAAACCCCCTTCCTGTtatacaaaatatacaaaattGTGCTAATCAATTTCCAAACAG CTCTGATAATAATGAAGATTCCAGATTGCCAcctttatatttgttttcatctACTCTATCCCAAAGTTTTTTTGAAAGCTACTACAAAAGCAG GGGAGACATTGCCATGGAACAACCAACCAAAAAAGAGATGCCTTGCATATCAGCACCTCCGAAGAACTCCGAACCACACTGTCAAGCTGGACGGTTGGATGCTATCAG gTTACCCATTTGCTGA
- the C3H8orf89 gene encoding putative uncharacterized protein C8orf89 homolog isoform X3: MNAKEEVTRGSDPDLQVDNDKLPKISCVRKWKHATFQPIPKERKLPFLTPDNKFQDHKGKLFKSEPFIDSWKNAVLKTKRIKQAEYVSAYGLSDSNENTATQCLSQSTEEYPAISNPLPVIQNIQNCANQFPNSSDNNEDSRLPPLYLFSSTLSQSFFESYYKSRGDIAMEQPTKKEMPCISAPPKNSEPHCQAGRLDAIRLPIC, from the exons ATTTACAGGTAGATAATGACAAACTCCCGAAGATTTCTTGTGTTCGAAAATG GAAACATGCTACTTTTCAACCAATCCCCAAAGAGAGAAAATTGCCATTCCTGACACCTGATAATAAATTCCAGGATCATAAAGGAAAATTATTTAAAAGTGAACCATTTATAGATAGTTGGAAAAATGCGGTTTTAAAGACAAAAAGAATTAAACAAG CAGAGTATGTTTCTGCATATGGCTTGAGTGATTCCAATGAAAATACGGCAACGCAGTGTCTTTCTCAGAGTACAGAGGAATATCCTGCAATATCAAACCCCCTTCCTGTtatacaaaatatacaaaattGTGCTAATCAATTTCCAAACAG CTCTGATAATAATGAAGATTCCAGATTGCCAcctttatatttgttttcatctACTCTATCCCAAAGTTTTTTTGAAAGCTACTACAAAAGCAG GGGAGACATTGCCATGGAACAACCAACCAAAAAAGAGATGCCTTGCATATCAGCACCTCCGAAGAACTCCGAACCACACTGTCAAGCTGGACGGTTGGATGCTATCAG gTTACCCATTTGCTGA
- the RPL7 gene encoding large ribosomal subunit protein uL30: MLPFSLFPVATMAAEEGKKKLPSVPESLLKKRKAYADLKARRIKRLLVQKKMRKEERKVIYKRAQAYHKEYRQMYRREIRMARMARKAGNYYVPAEPKLAFVIRIRGINGVSPKVRKVLQLLRLRQIFNGTFVKLNKASINMLRIVEPYIAWGYPNLKSVHELIYKRGYGKINKQRIPLTDNCLIKKNLKKYGIICMEDLIHEIYTVGKNFKAANNFLWPFKLSSPRGGMKKKTTHFVEGGDAGNREDQINRMIRRMN; encoded by the exons atgctccccttctctctttttccggTAGCGACCATGGCGGCCGAGGA AGGAAAGAAGAAGTTGCCTTCGGTGCCAGAAAGCcttttaaagaaaaggaaggcTTATGCTGATTTAAAGGCCAGACGTATAAAGAGACTGTTGGTCCAAAAGAag ATGCGAAAAGAAGAACGAAAAGTCATTTATAAAAGAGCCCAAGCCTACCACAAAGAATATAGGCAGATGTATCGCCGTGAGATTCGCATGGCACGTATGGCTCGCAAAGCTGGCAATTATTATGTACCTGCTGAACCCAAATTGGCATTTGTGATCAGGATCAGAGG AATTAATGGCGTCAGTCCCAAGGTTCGTAAGGTATTACAGCTCCTTCGTCTGCGGCAGATTTTTAATGGAACTTTTGTGAAACTCAACAAGGCATCCATTAACATGCTGAGGATTGTTGAACCTTACATTGCTTGGGG ATATCCTAACTTAAAGTCTGTGCACGAGCTGATCTATAAGCGCGGATATGGGAAGATCAACAAGCAGCGTATACCTTTGACCGACAACTGTCTGATTAAGAAAAACCTTA AAAAATATGGCATTATTTGCATGGAAGACTTGATCCATGAAATCTATACTGTTGGCAAAAACTTCAAAGCTGCAAACAACTTCCTCTGGCCATTCAAGCTATCTTCTCCAAGGGGTGGAATGAAGAAGAAAACAACTCATTTTGTAGAAGGTGGTGATGCAGGAAACAGGGAGGACCAGATTAACAGGATGATTAGGAGGATGAATTAA